In a single window of the Drosophila miranda strain MSH22 chromosome XL, D.miranda_PacBio2.1, whole genome shotgun sequence genome:
- the LOC108154778 gene encoding probable fumarate hydratase, mitochondrial codes for MSLLSRILVASKSYSRGLRVTARICGKDAKKGNSKEGKFRMEKDTFGELKVPAEMLFGAQTMRSKINFPIGDIGERMPMPVIQAMGILKKACAEVNKDYGLDGKISDAVSCACDDVISGKFYKRGHFPLVIWQTGSGTQTNMNTNEVISNAAIKAMGGELGSKKPVHPNDHVNKSQSSNDTFPAAIHISVGMELNERLIPSLTHLRDALKCKSEDFKDIIKIGRTHLMDAVPLTLGQEFSGYAQQLSYGLDRINGCLPRVYELALGGTAVGTGLNTHKGFAEKVSKRIADLTCLPFVKAPNFFEALGARDAMVEVHGVLNTIAVSLMKIANDIRLLGSGPRCGLGELMLPENEPGSSIMPGKVNPTQCESITMICAQVMGNQVAVSIGGATGHFELNVFKPLIVSNVLRSIRLLADGSKNFSKNCVEGIKPNNERIAKIMNESLMLVTALNPHIGYDKAAAIAKTAHKNGTTLKEEAIKAGVTEEQFKEWVDPKKMLGPK; via the exons ATGTCGCTTCTTTCCCGCATTCTGGTGGCCAGCAAGTCCTACTCCCGCGGCCTCAGGGTAACCGCGAGAATCTGTGGCAAGGAC GCAAAAAAGGGCAATTCCAAGGAGGGAAAGTTCCGGATGGAGAAGGACACCTTTGGGGAGCTAAAGGTGCCTGCCGAAATGTTGTTCGGCGCACAGACGATGCGCTCCAAGATCAACTTTCCCATTGGCGACATTGGCGAGCGCATGCCG ATGCCAGTGATACAGGCCATGGGTATACTTAAGAAGGCCTGTGCTGAGGTAAACAAGGATTACGGCCTGGACGGCAAAATATCGGACGCCGTCTCCTGTGCTTGTGACGACGTCATCTCGGGAAAGTTCTACAAGCGAGGTCACTTCCCGCTGGTCATTTGGCAGACCGGCTCCGGCACCCAGACCAACATGAATACAAACGAG GTCATCAGTAACGCAGCCATTAAGGCGATGGGCGGCGAGCTGGGTTCTAAGAAGCCAGTACATCCTAATGACCATGTAAACAAGTCGCAGAGCTCCAACGACACCTTTCCGGCTGCCATCCACATCAGCGTGGGGATGGAACTAAACGAGCGCCTCATACCATCGTTGACTCATTTGCGGGATGCTCTTAAGTGCAAGTCTGAGGACTTCAAGGACATCATCAAAATTGGGCGTACCCATCTGATGGACGCTGTGCCTCTGACCCTGGGTCAGGAGTTCAGCGGCTACGCCCAGCAGCTAAGCTATGGCTTAGACAGAATCAACGGCTGTCTGCCGCGCGTCTACGAGCTGGCCCTTGGCGGCACAGCTGTTGGCACTGGTCTCAATACCCACAAGGGATTCGCCGAGAAGGTATCCAAGCGCATTGCCGACCTCACATGCCTTCCCTTCGTGAAGGCTCCGAACTTCTTCGAGGCTCTCGGCGCTCGCGATGCCATGGTAGAGGTGCACGGAGTACTTAACACGATTGCTGTCAGCTTAATGAAGATAGCCAATGATATCCGCCTGCTGGGCTCGGGTCCGCGCTGCGGTCTGGGCGAACTCATGCTGCCGGAGAATGAGCCGGGCAGCTCGATTATGCCTGGCAAGGTTAATCCCACTCAGTGCGAGTCCATTACCATGATCTGTGCCCAGGTTATGGGCAACCAGGTGGCTGTCTCCATCGGTGGTGCCACCGGACACTTTGAGCTGAATGTCTTTAAGCCGCTGATCGTGTCCAATGTTCTACGCTCCATACGTTTGCTGG CCGATGGAAGCAAGAATTTCAGCAAGAACTGCGTTGAGGGCATCAAACCGAACAATGAGCGCATTGCGAAGATCATGAACGAGTCCCTGATGTTAGTGACGGCTCTCAATCCACACATTGGCTATGACAAAGCGGCCGCAATTGCCAAGACTGCACACAAGAACGGAACCACCCTGAAGGAGGAGGCCATTAAGGCTGGAGTCACCGAGGAGCAGTTCAAGGAGTGGGTCGATCCGAAGAAGATGCTAGGCCCCAAATAG